Proteins encoded together in one Rhizobacter sp. J219 window:
- a CDS encoding universal stress protein, whose product MKILLAVDGSPYTKRMLSYLAAHPELIGPSGEFTVLTVVTPVPPHVTGYIDRSSLQTYYDDQAEEVLKTVRPVAAEQKWKPNYLIKVGHAADTIAATAKEGQYELVMMGSHGQSPLSSLVMGSVTARVLAHCTTPVLIVR is encoded by the coding sequence GGCTGTCGACGGCAGTCCCTACACCAAGCGCATGCTGAGCTACCTGGCGGCGCACCCTGAGCTGATCGGCCCGTCCGGTGAGTTCACCGTGCTCACGGTGGTGACGCCGGTGCCGCCCCACGTCACCGGCTACATCGACCGCAGCTCGCTGCAGACTTACTACGACGACCAGGCGGAAGAAGTGCTGAAGACCGTGCGTCCGGTGGCGGCCGAGCAGAAGTGGAAGCCCAACTACCTGATCAAGGTGGGCCATGCGGCCGACACCATCGCCGCCACCGCCAAGGAAGGCCAATACGAGCTCGTGATGATGGGCTCGCACGGCCAGTCGCCGCTCAGCTCGCTCGTCATGGGCTCGGTGACGGCGCGTGTGCTGGCGCACTGCACGACGCCGGTGCTCATCGTGCGCTGA
- a CDS encoding universal stress protein, whose translation MSPIKHILVHLDASPRCAVRLQVARQLALAHEARVTGLFAVTSSFVEMPFTAAESSQAGAFVLKLDAERRERALSQFDRAVKGEGPHVDWRELGTEPPAWGTAQAAYCADLVVLGQHEAGAPYSRDVPADFVESVVIDSGKPALVVPYTGDVGLVGQNILVAWNASRESARALSAALPLLARAKVVHVVSWNDPQGAAQAAADRALLEQYLACHGISATLHWYGDGPGQAGERLLSLTTDLGSDLLVMGCYGHSRARELVLGGATRTVLRSMTVPVLLAH comes from the coding sequence ATGAGCCCGATCAAACACATCCTGGTCCACCTCGACGCCTCGCCGCGCTGCGCGGTGCGGCTGCAGGTGGCGCGCCAACTCGCGTTGGCCCACGAGGCGCGCGTCACCGGGCTCTTTGCCGTGACGTCGAGCTTTGTGGAGATGCCGTTCACCGCCGCCGAAAGCTCGCAGGCCGGCGCCTTCGTGCTCAAGCTCGATGCCGAGCGCCGCGAGCGGGCGCTGTCGCAGTTCGATCGGGCGGTCAAGGGCGAAGGCCCGCACGTCGACTGGCGCGAGCTGGGCACCGAGCCGCCCGCCTGGGGCACGGCGCAGGCGGCCTACTGCGCCGACCTGGTGGTGCTCGGCCAGCACGAGGCAGGCGCGCCCTATTCGCGCGACGTGCCGGCCGACTTCGTCGAGTCGGTGGTGATCGACAGCGGCAAGCCAGCACTCGTTGTGCCCTACACCGGCGACGTGGGCCTCGTCGGCCAGAACATCCTCGTCGCCTGGAATGCCAGCCGCGAGTCGGCCCGTGCCCTGTCGGCAGCACTGCCATTGCTCGCGCGGGCCAAGGTCGTGCACGTGGTGAGCTGGAACGACCCCCAAGGCGCAGCCCAGGCCGCCGCCGACCGTGCGCTGCTCGAGCAATACCTTGCCTGCCACGGCATCAGCGCCACCCTGCACTGGTATGGCGACGGCCCCGGACAGGCTGGCGAGCGGCTGCTGTCGCTCACCACCGACCTCGGCAGCGACTTGCTGGTGATGGGCTGCTACGGCCACAGCCGTGCCCGCGAGCTGGTGCTCGGCGGCGCGACGCGCACCGTGCTGCGCTCGATGACGGTGCCGGTGCTGCTCGCTCACTGA